In Helianthus annuus cultivar XRQ/B chromosome 8, HanXRQr2.0-SUNRISE, whole genome shotgun sequence, a single genomic region encodes these proteins:
- the LOC110872758 gene encoding expansin-B15: protein MATNSSLLLYFCLLTFFTLSFAIRPTHFNLSTVATHWSSAIATWYGSPDGFGSDGGSCGYGNAVSQPPFSSMVTGIGPSLYKSGKECGACYEIKCTKHPSCSRKPARVVITDFCPGGPCASDRAHFDLSGTAFGAMAKPGQEKHLRDAGVLKIRFARVKCDYSRTNLVFHVDQGSNPNYFAFVVEFEEGDGDLAGVSLKEESSDEWLKMVQSWGAVWKVDPGRELHPPFSIRLISQYSQQVLVAKNVIPTGWTPGATYRSLVNYL, encoded by the exons ATGGCCACCAATTCTTCACTTCTTCTCTACTTTTGCCTTCTAACCTTCTTCACATTGTCATTTGCAATAAGACCAACACACTTCAACTTATCCACCGTAGCCACCCATTGGTCCTCCGCAATCGCTACTTGGTATGGCAGTCCCGATGGTTTTGGAAGTGACG GAGGTTCTTGTGGGTATGGAAATGCAGTGTCACAACCACCATTTTCTTCCATGGTGACCGGAATAGGCCCATCCCTTTACAAGTCAGGGAAAGAATGTGGGGCTTGTTATGAG ATAAAATGTACAAAACACCCATCATGCTCACGCAAGCCGGCTCGGGTTGTCATTACCGATTTCTGCCCGGGAGGTCCATGTGCCTCGGACCGTGCACATTTTGATCTTAGTGGAACCGCGTTTGGTGCCATGGCAAAACCAGGCCAGGAAAAACATCTACGTGAcgcgggagttttgaaaattcgaTTCGCGCG GGTCAAATGTGATTATTCGCGAACAAACTTAGTGTTCCATGTAGACCAGGGATCGAACCCTAACTACTTTGCGTTTGTTGTTGAATTCGAAGAAGGGGACGGAGATTTAGCCGGGGTTAGTTTGAAAGAGGAAAGTAGTGACGAATGGTTAAAAATGGTGCAGTCGTGGGGTGCGGTTTGGAAGGTCGACCCCGGGAGGGAGCTACACCCTCCATTTTCTATACGATTGATATCACAATACTCGCAACAAGTTCTTGTTGCAAAAAATGTGATTCCTACTGGATGGACCCCCGGGGCAACATATAGGTCGTTGGTCAACTACCTCTAA